The Gemmatimonadaceae bacterium DNA segment CCGTCGTCGCCGGCCAGAGTATGGGCGGCAAGGTGGTGGTGCGCGCGGCGCTCGATGCCCCGGCGCGGATCTCGCGGCTCGTCTTGTTTGGCCCAGTCGGATTCGGGCTCATCCCGCCCTGGCAGGCGCTGTCACCGCTGATTCCGACGCCGCCGGGCGAGCTCATCGCGAAGTTCATCCCGCGCGAGGTGATCGCGTTCGTGCAGCAGCGCGTGTACGGCAAGTTGGGCTTCTTCACCGAGCGCGACGTCGATGAGTACTGGGCGCCGACGCAGTTCCCGGCGGTGGTGCGCGCGCAGTTCCAGATGCTGCAGGAATTCCGCTGGGGACTCTGGGACGCCGCCACGCTGCACGCCCTGCACCAGCCGACACACGTAGTCTTCGGCACGCGCGACCGCACGGTGCGGCCGAGGACGGCCGAGGAGTTGGCGCGCGAGCTGCCGAACGGGCGGCTGACGTGGATCGAGGATGGCGGGCACGTGGTGATGGAGGAGGTGGCGGGGCGCGTCAACGAGCTCTTGCTCGGCGAGCTGCGGGGTGGGTGACTAGGTTTTGTTTACGATGACTAAACGGCAAGAGAGAGAAGGGGAGGCGGGTGAAGGCGGGGAGAAGGCGCCTTCGGCACGGAAGACGGCGGGGGCACGGAAGACGGCGGGGGCACGGAAGACGGCGGGGAAGACGGGCGGGAGACGGAAGTCGGGAGAGGGGGAGGCAACTGCAACCTCAACCGCAACGGCAACCGTAACCGCAGCCGCAACTCCAACTCCAACCGCAACCGACGCGACCGTGCTCGCGACGGGCACGCTCCTCCCGCACAGTGCTCCGGACGTCGTCTCGCCGGAGCTGGCCAAGTCGCTGGCGGAGCGCGAGGCCGCGACGGTGGACGTCACCTTCGCCGACCTCGGGCTGAGCGAGGCGATGTTGGCGTCGCTCGAGCGGAGCGGGTATGCGCGGCCGACGCCGATCCAGCAGCAGGCGGTGCCGCTGGCGCTCAAGGGGCGCGACCTGATGGGGCTCGCGCAGACGGGCACCGGCAAGACGGCGGCCTTCACGATCCCGATCATCGAGCGGCTGATGGACGGCCCCAAGCGCACGCGTGCGCTGGTGCTGACGCCGACGCGCGAACTCTGCCAGCAGGTGGAGGCCAGCGTGCGCAAGTACGGCGAGGGCGCGGGGCTCGAGGTCATCTCCGTGTACGGCGGCGTGGGTTACGAGCCGCAGACGGACGCGTTGCGTGCCGGCGTGGACGTCGTCGTCGCGAC contains these protein-coding regions:
- a CDS encoding alpha/beta fold hydrolase is translated as MSPSGTRLPPAEWFPAGVEGITVRRVPLAGGLTLRVLEAGPPTGPAVLLVHGWAVSAYLWRHNILPLAAAGYRVIAPDLPGHGLSDAPSAAGSYTEEAFARSVIELLDACEVERAVVAGQSMGGKVVVRAALDAPARISRLVLFGPVGFGLIPPWQALSPLIPTPPGELIAKFIPREVIAFVQQRVYGKLGFFTERDVDEYWAPTQFPAVVRAQFQMLQEFRWGLWDAATLHALHQPTHVVFGTRDRTVRPRTAEELARELPNGRLTWIEDGGHVVMEEVAGRVNELLLGELRGG